TTGCACCGCTTCTGTTCGTCGTACACGCATTACTTGCAGGGGTCAGTTTCGCAGTTGCCTTTATGCTGAACGTCAATTTGGGATGGGCAGGCGGCTCAGGATTCATTGATTTCATCCTCGTGAATGCGATCCCGGGTACGAACAATTGGTGGATGAATCTCGTCATGGGTGCCGTATTCTTTGTCATCTACTATTATCTGTTCTCCTTTGCCATCAAAAAGTGGAACCTCGCCACCCCGGGTCGAGCGGGTCAGGAAAACAAACTGTACACCCGTAAAGACTTCAATGAAAAGAAAGAAAAAGGCGAAGGCGGAAACGACGACGGAAATTCAGATAAGAAGGAGTACCAGCTCGTCGCCGCGCGTATTTTGGATGCGCTTGGTGGAGAAGAAAATATTGATCACGTTGACGCATGTTTCACCAGACTTCGTGTAACGGTCAAAGACGTGGAAGGAATCGATGAACCTGAACTAAAAGCACTCGGTGCTGCAGGTGTAATGAAATATCAAAACAACATTCAGGCCATTTTCGGTGGAAAATCCGACCTCTACAAAATGAAATTCTCGATTTAATGGAAGAAGACAAAAGCTGATAGTTAAGCGCCGCGGGTTCAGACAACCCGCGGCGCTTCTTGTCATTATGACAACAGTTTTTTCAGTTCTTTGACGGTCAATACTTTACCTGTTGCTTTTACCTCACCGTCGATCACGAGTCCTGGTGTCTTAAATACGCCGTACTCAATAATCTGATCCAGTTCTTCCACCTTCGACACTTCTGCATCAATCCCAAGCTCCTGAACCGCTTCTTTTGTCCGTTCCTCAAGTCGCTTGCACTTTGTGCATCCTGTTCCGAGTACTTCAATTTTCATTTCATCCGCCTCCAATCATTTTTTTGCACATTTTAGAAAAATAACCAACCCGTAATGAGTGCCATCACTGCCGACAACGCCGTCACCATACTAATGTAAGCCAAGGTCTTTTTCACGCCCATGACCTTCCCGACAATCAGCATGTTCGGCAGACTCATGGACGGCCCTGCCAATAACAATGCCAGCGCAGGTCCTTTCGCCATCCCAAGATCAAGAAAGCTTTGAACAATCGGGACCTCCGTCAGAGTCGCAAAATACATAAATGCGCCAAATACCGATGCCAAGAGCGTCGCTGAAAGGGTGTTTTCTCCAGCCACCTGCCCCATAAACGTCTCCGGAATCAGTACGGTAATCACACCGGCAATAAAGATCCCGACGATAAACAGCGGCACGATTTTTTTGACAAGGTCATAGGTCTCCAAACACCAGTCCCACAATTCATCGCGGTCAAAAAAGAGCACCAGCTGCACGATGAGAATCAGAAAGGCTCCCGCCGTCACATAAGGCAGATTCATTCCTGCAAGCAGCATCACCAGGAGCGTAAGGAAAAAGAGCATATTTTGCCAAAGCGGCCGCTCACTCTCTTCCTGCATGTCAAAAATCCGACTGTTTTTTTCATCGGCTTTCTCTTCCCTGTGAAAGAGAAGATGCATCAGGATCCCGATAAGGACTGCAAGAATCATCGCCGTAACAACACGACTGATGCCGAGCCCCATCCCTAAAAAGCTGAACGTAAACGTAATTGCGAGCACATTGATCGCGGGTCCGGCAAACAAAAAGGTTACCGCAGGCCCGATTCCGGCCCCTTTCTTCCATATACTTGCAAACATCGGCAGAACCGAACACGAGCAAACCGTCAGTATCACACCGGAAACCGATGCCATGGTAAATGAGGTGGATTTCTTCGCATCAGGGCCGAAGTACTTTAACACAACGCCCTGAGACATAAACTGAGCAATGGCACCGGAAATAAAGAAAACGATTGTCAAGGTGACGATACGGGGCAAGGTCAGATAATCGAGAAGGAATTGCCAGCCTGCCTGGAGGATCTCCATTATTCACCACACCCCTTCAGCCACTGTCTCACCTGATCAGCGTCCATAAACAGACTGTACATCGTATACTTACCCTCTCGACGCGAAGCGATCAGACCGGCCTTTTCAAGGATATTTACATGATGCGTAATCGTCGACGGTGCACCATCGAGTGCATCGAGAAGCTCACATTTACAGCAATCCCGTTCAAGGATCATCGCAAGCATCATGAGACGCTGCGGATCGCCAAGAGCCTTATAGACGTTCGCAGATCGCTGAACATCTTCACGGAGCCCCGGGTGTTGTTCTTTCAAACGGCTAAGCAGCTGCCTGCTCTCCGACTGATTGAGTATGATCATTTGTTTGCTCATCGGATCACCTTCTTTCTTCCTTCATCTTATCATATAAAACTATAAAACTAGTTATGTAATTATGATGATTCTGTGACAAACAGAAACTCCCCCGCAAATACGGAGGAGTCCCCGGTGCTATTCAGATTCGTGAAGCAATGATTTAACGTCGGCTTCCGTCTCATTTAACATCTCTTCGATCGATGTGTTCCTTGTATTCAGGCTTTCAACAGAAGCATTGATCTCTTCAAGACTTGCTGAAGCCTCTTCAATAATCGCAGCAAGGTCTCCTGTAGCGCCTTCTACCTGTTCGGACTGTAACACAACATCACGGCTGTGCGCAGAAAAGGTTTCGAATACCGCTTCAATCTTTGCTACTGCCGCACTCAGTTCATTGAAATACCCGTTGACGGCTTTCGTTTTCTCGACATTGGATGACAGCATGTCCGTATTTTCGTTCATTTTATTCAAAGCTGCCTCGTTTGTTGCCGTCACATCCTTCAAGTTGCTCGTAATCTTTTCTGCAGAGCGGTTTGACGATTCAGCGAGTTTTCTGATTTCGTCAGCCACGACAGAGAATCCTTTCCCCGCCTCCCCGGCCCTGGCTGCTTCTATGGACGCATTGAGTGCGAGGAGATTGGTCTGTTCACTGATCTGAATAATCTCATTGGAGAAGGTGTTCGTCTCCTGAATCTTCCCTGACAGTTCATGAAACAATGCACTGAGTTGTGATACATGACGGCGAAAGGTCTCCATTTGATCGGTCAATTCAAGTGATTCGTCTTTTCCCTGATTGGCACTGCTCTTCATCTGATCAAATTCGCGCTTCAGGCTGTCACTGCGCGTCATGACCTCACCCATCTTTTCCCTTGTTTCTCTCGCATGTTCCGAGATTGAAGTTATTTTCTCCGTTTGTTCCATACTGCCAGTTGTCACATCATTCACTGCATCTGTCATTTCCGACTGCGATTGAATATTTTCCTGAATCCGTTCGCTGATCGAGATAAACTGGAGGCCCATCCGGTTGACTTTTTCCTGAAAACGGACTTGGCGTTTTTCTTTCACCTGTTGATCTTCTTCAGCCTGCTCAAGAAACCGGATCAGTTCCGCAAACTGTTTGTTGTTTAAATGGATCAGCACATAGGCGAGGAGTGCAATCAGAAAATAAAGAAGCAAAACGGACGGAAAATATTCTGCGAGCACTTCCTGATACATCGTCGTCTCAAACGTATTCAGACCAATGCCAATCCCCCCGAGCAGAAAACCGATCAGGAAAAGTGATCTGTACATATGAACCGTCGCAAGAATCAGTAAAAAGAAAAACATGATCGTGACTTCGAGACCGCCTCCTGTCACATAAATCACCGTGTAAGCAAACAGGGCCGTTGATAAAATCAAAAGATAAGGAAACCACCCCTCTTTGTTTACTGCAAATTTCAGGATCACGAACAGAGCTGTCACAATCAGGAGCTGGATCCCGTATAACCAGGCTTTAACTGCATCTTCCACAACGATATTCAGCACCAGTCCACTCGCAAGTGAAATCGCAAGTGCCGTGATCGTCAACACATTTTTCTTCTGTAAATCGCTAAGCATCATATCCTGCACACTGTTCATTTCCAATCCCCCCTGTACGTTGTTAACACGCAATACCTATGTCCCTTTCTGCTCGATTGAACAGACATAACTCAACGGCCACCCCCCCAAACAATAAATCATTGTTCATTTTACACGAATCTGATAAATGATCCTATACTTGGTGACTTTTACATAAATACGATTACACAAAACCCATTTATTTCTATACACTCTTGAATGATCTTGCGATTATTTCCCGGGGAATGTAAAACGTCCTTCAGAAGGATTGCACCGGGCGTTAAAGCGGACTATACTGAAGGGCGAACGCAATGCGAATGGGAGAGAACGCACATTGAAAAAACGTTTTGTCATCAGTTCAGGTATGACCATCTTGCTGTTTATTATCTTCTTGACAGGCGCCTTGTTCCTGATCGCCTCTTTTGAACCGACTCCTGACGAAGAGATCTCAGAGGAACCGGTAAGGCGCATTGCTCCTCATGAAATACCTGAAGCATTTATTCCTGTTTATCAGGATGCGGAAGAAGCATACGGTGTTCCCTGGCGTCTCCTTGCTGCCGTTCACCGCGTCGAAACCATTTTCTCCACGATGGATCCTTTAATCAGTCCTGCCGGAGCAGAAGGCCATCTTCAATTCATGCCCTGCACCTGGACAGGCTGGTCTCATCCGACCTGTGGCGAGCTGGGACTCGGTGAGATCACCGACGACGAAAAAACCGATCCGTCTGCAATCAGCCGCTATGGCGGATACGGTGTGGATGCCACGGATAACGGTGTAGCAGACCCCTTTGACCTTCACGATGCCATTTTCAGTGCAGCAAACTATCTGGCCATTGCCGGAGCTGCAGAGGGCAGGCTTGAAGAGGCCGTGTTTGATTACAACCGGGCTGACTGGTATGTCAGTGAAGTCCTCCACTTCTATTCGATATACAACCAAGGGTATAACATCATTGACCTTGAAGAAGAAGGGATCGACACCCAACATACCCCCTGACCCTTAAAAGTGATCCTGTGATACTCCGCAGAAAAGGTACCCTTACGGGTATCTTTTCTTCTGTTGAGAAAGAGTTTCTTCATATGAATTCCCATTTCGAAAAAGAAAAAAGGACATCATTTCCCCTTGTATCAGTCCCCAAAGGATCTTCCCATCAAATTTCAGCATCCCACAAACCCTTATCAATCAAGACTTTTTCAAGTTTTCAATGGTACCAAACGTAACTGTATTAAAAAATTTGTAAAACCTGTTGACATACCAATCGGGGTATATTATACTTCACTTATACCCAATGGGGTATAAAACATTTACTTGGAGGGTTTACACATGAAAGATATGGCTCTTAACGGAACTGAACGTTTTGAAGATCAGGCACAACAAGAAGAATCAACGGAGACTGCCTACTCATACGGTACTAGCGTACCGAAAATATTTGGACTCTTTACTGCAGTTGCAGCAATCGGCTGGGCTGTCAGCGTATTTTTAACCGGCATTCACTTTTGGGCACTGCCACTTCCGGCATCCTTTGATCCGACCGGTACACCATGGCAGGTTATGACCAGTGAATATGCCTACATCATGGGCATTCCCCTCGCATTGCTTGGTGCTGTTTATTACCTGACTGTATTACTGATGTCCGGTCTCTGGTTCCAGACACGTGCGCCACTGATTCTTAAACTGTTAACACCTGTTACAATTATCGGTGTAATGTCATCTGCCGTATTTGTTTATCTGCAACTGTTTGTCATCGAAGCAATCTGTCCGTTCTGTATGGTATCTGCCGCATCAACTACCGTTCTTTTACTTCTTGAATATATTATGATTAAGAAAAGCAGCCTGCCATCTTTAACAAAACTCATTCCGACTGCAAAGACGACGTTTAATAAGAAGGGTGTTACGTGGATGGGTCTGATGTTTGTTGCAGCTGCCCTCCCGATCCTTGTGTTCTGGATCACGACTATCATGCCATTTCCGGGAAGCTGATCAACCATTCTTCATCTGTAAGATCAAAACGCCTGAGCCGATGAGCGGCTCAGGCGTTTTTTGTTTTAAACACACCCAACAAACATTCACAATCGGATTGTTAAATTCTTTTACAACTTTATTGTATAAAAATAATTATTGCAATATTTTAAATCTTGTATCCTTAGTCAAACCTCATGATCACACACCTTTAAACGCTGTTATAACAAGGTTTCATCACAACCCCAGAAATCGGAACATTCATTTAACTGATATTTTTCTGATATTTCTTCTTGCTTTACATTTCAGATTATGTATAATAATTCATAACAACAAACAAATTAAAGGGGCGATTTTCACATGAAGAAATTGGCTGGATTAACGATTGGTTCTGGATTACTCATGCTTGCAGCTTGCGGAGACGACAGTGACATGCCGACGTATACCGTGGCGACTGACTCAAGCTATGTGCCGTTTGAGTTCCTGGATACCGAGACCGGTGAAATGGTCGGTTTTGACATTGACCTCATCAACGAGATTGCCGATCGCGTCGGTTTTGAGATTGATCTCGAAGTTGTGGAATTCGACGGGATTGTTTCCGGAATGGGAACCGGCCGATACGACATCGGGATTGCAGGAATGACGATTACTGAAGAACGCGCCGAGAACTTTGATTTCTCTGATCCTTACTATGATGCGGGTCTGATCCTGGCCGTCAGGGCAGACGATGATGAGATTCAATCCATCGATGACGTGGATGGACGCCCTGTTGCAACACGCGCAGCGACGACCAGTGAGACCTATCTGATGGAGAACACAGACGCAGAAGTCCGCACCTTCCCTGAGATTGTCAATGCCTATCAGGATCTTGTCGCGGGCCGTGTTGATGCGGTGATCTATGACGTGCCAAACGTTCTTTACTACATTGACAATGAGGCCATCGGAGAAATGAGGGCTGTCGGCGATACATTGACCGGTGAACAGTACGGCATTGCCTTCCCTCAAGGTTCCGAACTGGTGGATGAGGTCAACGCTGCTTTGGCAGAGATGATGGAAGATGGAACATACGGAGACATTTACGAAGAATGGTTCGGTGAGCGTCCGGAGTAAATCATCCGCCTGAAAGAATGAACCGATAAGGACCAGCGCAACCAATCCCTTTGGCGAACGCTGGTCCTTTTCTCCCTCGCATTGGGAAGTGAATTTTAGGAGGCTGAATCATGTTTGAAAACATCGTGGAATTATTTACAAGTGAACACTACAGTAACGCCCTTCCGTTTATTTGGAGAGGTTTGCAGCTTACCCTGCTCGTCACATTAACGGGCGTGTTTTTCGGCTTTATTATCGGAAGCCTGGTGGGACTTGCCCGCCTGTCAAAGAGCAAGATTCTCTATGCGATCGCGACGGTCTATATCGAAACGATCCGGGGTACCCCGATCCTTGTTCAGGCATTATTTCTTTACTTTGCTGTTTCCGACGTGTTTAACATTAACTTTAACGCCGTCACAGCCGGTATAATTGCCATTGCCATCAACGCAGGGGCCTATATTGCCGAGATTGTCCGCGGTGGCGTCGAGTCCATTGACAAAGGCCAATTTGAAGCAGGCCGGTCGATGGGGATGAACGGTACGCAGACGATGCGTTACATCATCTGGCCTCAGGCATTTAAAAGGATGATCCCGCCTCTCGGCAACCAGTTCATCATCAGCTTGAAAGATACGTCGATTTTTGCCATTATATCATTAAACGAAGTCACCTATCTGATGCGGCAGTACGTCAGTTCAACAGGTGATCCATTCGTCCCTTACATCATGCTCAGTATGGCGTATCTCGTCATTACGATCCCATCCATGCTGATCCTGAGACGAATTGAAAGGAGATTGGATGTCTGATGATCAAAGTTACCGATCTACACAAGTCCTTTGGAAAAAATGAAGTATTAAAAGGCATCAATGCCGAGGTCGCCGCACAGGAAGTTGTCTGCGTCATCGGACCTTCAGGTTCCGGAAAGAGCACCTTCCTCCGCTGTTTGAATATGCTTGAGGAGATTACATCAGGAGATGTGCAGATTACCGGTGAGAGCCTGACCGACCCGAAAGTGGATATTAACAAACTCCGCTCAAAAGTGGGCATGGTATTTCAGCATTTCAACCTGTTCCCTCATATGACTGTATTGAGAAATGTTACGCTCGGTCCGACCATTGTCAAACAGGAGTCAGCGGAAGTCGCTAAAGAGAAAGCCCTGCAACTCCTTGAAAAAGTCGGTCTGTCTGATAAAGCCGACGATTATCCCGGCAGCCTCTCCGGCGGTCAGAAGCAGCGCGTGGCGATTGCCCGGGCACTGGCCATGAATCCGGAGGTCATGCTCTTCGATGAACCGACGTCCGCCCTTGACCCTGAACTCGTCGGGGATGTCCTGAATGTCATGAAAGACCTTGCAAAAGAAGGCATGACCATGGTCGTTGTCACCCACGAAATGGGCTTTGCTAGAGAAATGGGTGACCGGGTCATTTTCATGGATGAAGGGGTCATTATGGAAGAAGGCGACCCTGAACAGATTTTCGACAACCCGGAACATCCGAGAACTCAATCGTTTTTAAGTAAACTGTTGTAACCCTTGATAACAGTACGTATGCAGAATCTTTTCAAGTG
This genomic window from [Bacillus] selenitireducens MLS10 contains:
- a CDS encoding thioredoxin family protein; translation: MKIEVLGTGCTKCKRLEERTKEAVQELGIDAEVSKVEELDQIIEYGVFKTPGLVIDGEVKATGKVLTVKELKKLLS
- a CDS encoding permease — its product is MEILQAGWQFLLDYLTLPRIVTLTIVFFISGAIAQFMSQGVVLKYFGPDAKKSTSFTMASVSGVILTVCSCSVLPMFASIWKKGAGIGPAVTFLFAGPAINVLAITFTFSFLGMGLGISRVVTAMILAVLIGILMHLLFHREEKADEKNSRIFDMQEESERPLWQNMLFFLTLLVMLLAGMNLPYVTAGAFLILIVQLVLFFDRDELWDWCLETYDLVKKIVPLFIVGIFIAGVITVLIPETFMGQVAGENTLSATLLASVFGAFMYFATLTEVPIVQSFLDLGMAKGPALALLLAGPSMSLPNMLIVGKVMGVKKTLAYISMVTALSAVMALITGWLFF
- a CDS encoding ArsR/SmtB family transcription factor is translated as MSKQMIILNQSESRQLLSRLKEQHPGLREDVQRSANVYKALGDPQRLMMLAMILERDCCKCELLDALDGAPSTITHHVNILEKAGLIASRREGKYTMYSLFMDADQVRQWLKGCGE
- a CDS encoding methyl-accepting chemotaxis protein, translated to MNSVQDMMLSDLQKKNVLTITALAISLASGLVLNIVVEDAVKAWLYGIQLLIVTALFVILKFAVNKEGWFPYLLILSTALFAYTVIYVTGGGLEVTIMFFFLLILATVHMYRSLFLIGFLLGGIGIGLNTFETTMYQEVLAEYFPSVLLLYFLIALLAYVLIHLNNKQFAELIRFLEQAEEDQQVKEKRQVRFQEKVNRMGLQFISISERIQENIQSQSEMTDAVNDVTTGSMEQTEKITSISEHARETREKMGEVMTRSDSLKREFDQMKSSANQGKDESLELTDQMETFRRHVSQLSALFHELSGKIQETNTFSNEIIQISEQTNLLALNASIEAARAGEAGKGFSVVADEIRKLAESSNRSAEKITSNLKDVTATNEAALNKMNENTDMLSSNVEKTKAVNGYFNELSAAVAKIEAVFETFSAHSRDVVLQSEQVEGATGDLAAIIEEASASLEEINASVESLNTRNTSIEEMLNETEADVKSLLHESE
- a CDS encoding lytic transglycosylase domain-containing protein gives rise to the protein MKKRFVISSGMTILLFIIFLTGALFLIASFEPTPDEEISEEPVRRIAPHEIPEAFIPVYQDAEEAYGVPWRLLAAVHRVETIFSTMDPLISPAGAEGHLQFMPCTWTGWSHPTCGELGLGEITDDEKTDPSAISRYGGYGVDATDNGVADPFDLHDAIFSAANYLAIAGAAEGRLEEAVFDYNRADWYVSEVLHFYSIYNQGYNIIDLEEEGIDTQHTP
- a CDS encoding vitamin K epoxide reductase family protein, which gives rise to MKDMALNGTERFEDQAQQEESTETAYSYGTSVPKIFGLFTAVAAIGWAVSVFLTGIHFWALPLPASFDPTGTPWQVMTSEYAYIMGIPLALLGAVYYLTVLLMSGLWFQTRAPLILKLLTPVTIIGVMSSAVFVYLQLFVIEAICPFCMVSAASTTVLLLLEYIMIKKSSLPSLTKLIPTAKTTFNKKGVTWMGLMFVAAALPILVFWITTIMPFPGS
- a CDS encoding glutamine ABC transporter substrate-binding protein, yielding MKKLAGLTIGSGLLMLAACGDDSDMPTYTVATDSSYVPFEFLDTETGEMVGFDIDLINEIADRVGFEIDLEVVEFDGIVSGMGTGRYDIGIAGMTITEERAENFDFSDPYYDAGLILAVRADDDEIQSIDDVDGRPVATRAATTSETYLMENTDAEVRTFPEIVNAYQDLVAGRVDAVIYDVPNVLYYIDNEAIGEMRAVGDTLTGEQYGIAFPQGSELVDEVNAALAEMMEDGTYGDIYEEWFGERPE
- a CDS encoding amino acid ABC transporter permease: MFENIVELFTSEHYSNALPFIWRGLQLTLLVTLTGVFFGFIIGSLVGLARLSKSKILYAIATVYIETIRGTPILVQALFLYFAVSDVFNINFNAVTAGIIAIAINAGAYIAEIVRGGVESIDKGQFEAGRSMGMNGTQTMRYIIWPQAFKRMIPPLGNQFIISLKDTSIFAIISLNEVTYLMRQYVSSTGDPFVPYIMLSMAYLVITIPSMLILRRIERRLDV
- a CDS encoding amino acid ABC transporter ATP-binding protein translates to MIKVTDLHKSFGKNEVLKGINAEVAAQEVVCVIGPSGSGKSTFLRCLNMLEEITSGDVQITGESLTDPKVDINKLRSKVGMVFQHFNLFPHMTVLRNVTLGPTIVKQESAEVAKEKALQLLEKVGLSDKADDYPGSLSGGQKQRVAIARALAMNPEVMLFDEPTSALDPELVGDVLNVMKDLAKEGMTMVVVTHEMGFAREMGDRVIFMDEGVIMEEGDPEQIFDNPEHPRTQSFLSKLL